In one window of Oryza sativa Japonica Group chromosome 9, ASM3414082v1 DNA:
- the LOC4347740 gene encoding protein ALTERED PHOSPHATE STARVATION RESPONSE 1 encodes MGNCAASRLAGGGGGGGCGDPVAVCRDRKRLIKAAADRRFALAGAHAAYAAALRSVADAVDVFVARHTAPAPILITLPTPTGSPPASPAPAPAPAALASVAQGGEEEEGKAEVDDGGGARTPDLGCPYYYAPPETATATPPPPPPAASAVGGWDFFNPFYGTEEVAAAAISDEEMRAVREREGIPELEEAEEEDDEGAKSAAAANAKTPKAAETSLGVTKQEEAKDVCEVASNNGGRGGGLEVAVSQPGRELLAALKEIEELFARAAEAGKEVTAMLEAASRVPELKENSSKIIHAITWHRSPSSVSSSYRSELGASSNSLSWTDKSETKSDIFDDYGGMKSGSHSQTLGRLYAWEKKLYEEVKAIDQIRQTYEKKCVQLRNQDAKGSELRCAEKTRTTVRDLYTRIWVSLRAAESISDRIQKLRDEELQPQLVELLQGLTRTWKIMVDSHETQRQIMFEVNSFTCPAYGKFCNDAQRHATLKLEAELRNWRSCFMIYVSAQKAYIEALDGWLSKFILTDTIRYSRGISSIAPDRSSAPPLVVICHDWYTTLSKFQNKRVAFTMRNFIRSVRVLWLKQGEEQQQKRKVDSLAKEMDKKISAYKRAENKVIETKLLEHRPEQDAKQRMEHLSEKKEMLNVLRKRVEAEKAKHHACMRDTHDVTLNGFKIGLASIFESLTEFSKDSVKLYEDLLTHAEPKGSEDATEKRPCVEGPYSQISVDAT; translated from the exons atggGGAACTGCGCCGCgtcccgcctcgccggcggcgggggcgggggcgggtgcGGGGACCCCGTGGCGGTGTGCCGCGACCGGAAGCGGCTCatcaaggcggcggcggaccgtAGGTTCGCGCTGGCCGGGGCGCACGCGGCgtacgcggcggcgctgcggtcGGTCGCCGACGCGGTGGACGTGTTCGTCGCGCGCCacaccgcgccggcgccgatACTCATCACGCTCCCCACCCCGACGGGCTCGCCCCCCGcgtcccccgcccccgcccccgcgcccGCGGCGCTCGCCTCGGTGGCGcaggggggggaggaggaggaggggaaggcggaggtggatgacggcggcggcgcgcggacgcCGGATTTGGGGTGCCCCTACTACTACGCCCCaccggagacggcgacggcgacgccgccgccgccgcctcctgcggCGTCGGCGGTTGGAGGGTGGGATTTCTTTAACCCGTTCTACGGaacggaggaggtggcggccgcggccatCAGCGACGAGGAGATGCGCGCGGTGAGGGAGCGGGAGGGGATCCCGGAGctagaggaggcggaggaggaagacgacgagggGGCAaagtccgcggcggcggcgaacgccAAGACCCCCAAAGCAGCGGAAACTTCGCTCGGAGTGACCAAGCAAGAAGAGGCCAAAGACGTGTGCGAGGTAGCGAGCAAcaatggcggccgcggcggcgggctggaGGTGGCCGTGTCGCAGCCCGGGCGCGAGCTGCTCGCGGCGCTCAAGGAGATCGAGGAGCTCttcgcgcgcgccgccgaggccggcAAGGAGGTCACCGCCATGCTCGAGGCCGCCTCCCGTGTCCCCGAGCTCAAAG AAAATTCATCAAAAATAATCCATGCCATTACATGGCACCGATCCCCATCATCGGTGTCCTCATCCTACAGGAGTGAGCTGGGAGCCAGCTCGAACAGTTTGTCATGGACAGACAAGAGTGAAACTAAGAGTGATATATTCGATGACTATGGCGGAATGAAGTCAGGAAGTCACTCACAGACTTTAGGGAGATTGTATGCCTGGGAGAAGAAACTCTATGAAGAAGTTAAG GCTATAGATCAAATCCGACAAACTTATGAGAAGAAGTGCGTGCAGCTGAGGAACCAAGACGCCAAAGGTTCAGAACTGCGCTGCGCTGAAAAAACTAGGACAACTGTTAGAGACTTGTACACAAGGATCTGGGTTTCTCTACGTGCAGCGGAATCAATATCTGATAGAATTCAAAAATTGCGGGATGAGGAACTGCAACCACAACTTGTTGAGCTTTTGCAGGG GCTGACAAGAACTTGGAAAATAATGGTGGACTCACATGAAACCCAGAGACAGATAATGTTTGAGGTGAATTCGTTCACCTGCCCTGCTTATGGCAAATTCTGTAACGATGCCCAGCGGCATGCTACTCTTAAGTTGGAGGCTGAACTGCGTAACTGGAGGTCCTGCTTTATGATCTATGTCAGTGCTCAGAAAGCATACATTGAAGCTCTTGATGGCTGGCTCTCCAAGTTTATCCTAACGGATACCATCCGTTATTCTCGAGGGATATCGTCGATTGCTCCTGATAGGTCCAGTGCTCCACCTTTGGTCGTGATTTGTCATGACTGGTACACTACGCTGTCAAAGTTTCAAAACAAGCGGGTAGCTTTCACCATGAGAAACTTCATCAGAAGCGTGAGAGTGCTATGGCTCAAGCAAGGGGAAGAGCAACAGCAGAAAAGAAAGGTGGACAGCCTCGCGAAAGAGATGGACAAGAAGATCAGTGCTTACAAGAGAGCAGAGAACAAGGTTATTGAGACCAAGCTTCTGGAGCACAGACCTGAGCAGGACGCGAAGCAGCGCATGGAGCACCTGTCGGAGAAGAAGGAAATGCTGAATGTGCTGAGGAAGAGGGTCGAGGCCGAGAAAGCGAAGCACCACGCCTGTATGCGCGATACGCACGATGTTACTCTCAACGGGTTCAAGATCGGCCTGGCCAGCATATTCGAGTCGCTGACCGAATTCTCCAAGGATTCCGTCAAACTCTACGAAGACCTTCTAACGCATGCCGAACCCAAAGGTTCGGAGGACGCTACCGAGAAACGGCCCTGCGTGGAGGGGCCATACTCTCAGATTTCAGTGGATGCTACATGA
- the LOC4347741 gene encoding NEP1-interacting protein 1 isoform X1 encodes MLSLATRLRRVAGKLARCLATCVFATAGMMLGAIAGVIAGFVSEDGLLQGTLIGAISGAFIAMEVVDSLAKIWCYEEYSIATRAHLMLLVFWNLVIDRLTVRTSVFPTLTTVLDSQVLPPFQLNAVPSRHRRAEVSGDLTGRSYPVVMGMRLAAVDQLPVIKLTAAQTDATGACPICLHVRRRRFQGRRDCQEIAGVLPHLPFGVHRQLVAVACPMPNVPSSCQLNAGVHSTYVDLQK; translated from the exons atgctctCGTTGGCCACCCGACTCCGGCGAGTCGCCGGCAAACTCGCCCGCTGCTTAGCCACCTGCGTCTTCGCCACAG CCGGAATGATGCTAGGCGCCATTGCTGGCGTCATCGCAGGCTTCGTCAGCGAGGACGGGTTGCTCCAGGGGACGCTGATCGGGGCCATCTCCGGAGCTTTCATCGCCATGGAGGTCGTCGACTCGCTCGCCAAGATTTGGTGCTACGAGGAGTACTCCATCGCCACTCGAGCTCACCTCATG CTGCTTGTGTTCTGGAATCTTGTGATTGATCGCCTCACCGTGCGCACCTCGGTTTTCCCTACCTTAACCACGGTGTTGGATAGCcaggtactacctccgtttcag TTGAACGCGGTGCCGTCGCGCCATAGACGAGCAGAGGTGAGCGGCGACCTGACCGGCCGGAGTTACCCGGTGGTGATGGGCAtgcggctcgccgccgtcgaccagcTTCCGGTGATCAAGCTCACGGCGGCGCAGACGGACGCCACCGGCGCCTGCCCCATTTGCCTTCACgtacgtcgccgcc GATTTCAAGGCCGGCGAGATTGCCAGGAGATTGCCGGCGTGTTGCCACATCTTCCATTTGGGGTGCATCGACAACTGGTTGCTGTGGCATGCCCTATGCCCAATGTGCCGTCGTCCTGTCAACTAAATGCAGGTGTACATAGTACATATGTAGACTTGCAAAAATAA
- the LOC4347741 gene encoding NEP1-interacting protein 1 isoform X2, which yields MLSLATRLRRVAGKLARCLATCVFATAGMMLGAIAGVIAGFVSEDGLLQGTLIGAISGAFIAMEVVDSLAKIWCYEEYSIATRAHLMLLVFWNLVIDRLTVRTSVFPTLTTVLDSQLNAVPSRHRRAEVSGDLTGRSYPVVMGMRLAAVDQLPVIKLTAAQTDATGACPICLHVRRRRFQGRRDCQEIAGVLPHLPFGVHRQLVAVACPMPNVPSSCQLNAGVHSTYVDLQK from the exons atgctctCGTTGGCCACCCGACTCCGGCGAGTCGCCGGCAAACTCGCCCGCTGCTTAGCCACCTGCGTCTTCGCCACAG CCGGAATGATGCTAGGCGCCATTGCTGGCGTCATCGCAGGCTTCGTCAGCGAGGACGGGTTGCTCCAGGGGACGCTGATCGGGGCCATCTCCGGAGCTTTCATCGCCATGGAGGTCGTCGACTCGCTCGCCAAGATTTGGTGCTACGAGGAGTACTCCATCGCCACTCGAGCTCACCTCATG CTGCTTGTGTTCTGGAATCTTGTGATTGATCGCCTCACCGTGCGCACCTCGGTTTTCCCTACCTTAACCACGGTGTTGGATAGCcag TTGAACGCGGTGCCGTCGCGCCATAGACGAGCAGAGGTGAGCGGCGACCTGACCGGCCGGAGTTACCCGGTGGTGATGGGCAtgcggctcgccgccgtcgaccagcTTCCGGTGATCAAGCTCACGGCGGCGCAGACGGACGCCACCGGCGCCTGCCCCATTTGCCTTCACgtacgtcgccgcc GATTTCAAGGCCGGCGAGATTGCCAGGAGATTGCCGGCGTGTTGCCACATCTTCCATTTGGGGTGCATCGACAACTGGTTGCTGTGGCATGCCCTATGCCCAATGTGCCGTCGTCCTGTCAACTAAATGCAGGTGTACATAGTACATATGTAGACTTGCAAAAATAA
- the LOC4347741 gene encoding NEP1-interacting protein 1 isoform X3 has product MLSLATRLRRVAGKLARCLATCVFATAGMMLGAIAGVIAGFVSEDGLLQGTLIGAISGAFIAMEVVDSLAKIWCYEEYSIATRAHLMLLVFWNLVIDRLTVRTSVFPTLTTVLDSQVLPPFQLNAVPSRHRRAEVSGDLTGRSYPVVMGMRLAAVDQLPVIKLTAAQTDATGACPICLHDFKAGEIARRLPACCHIFHLGCIDNWLLWHALCPMCRRPVN; this is encoded by the exons atgctctCGTTGGCCACCCGACTCCGGCGAGTCGCCGGCAAACTCGCCCGCTGCTTAGCCACCTGCGTCTTCGCCACAG CCGGAATGATGCTAGGCGCCATTGCTGGCGTCATCGCAGGCTTCGTCAGCGAGGACGGGTTGCTCCAGGGGACGCTGATCGGGGCCATCTCCGGAGCTTTCATCGCCATGGAGGTCGTCGACTCGCTCGCCAAGATTTGGTGCTACGAGGAGTACTCCATCGCCACTCGAGCTCACCTCATG CTGCTTGTGTTCTGGAATCTTGTGATTGATCGCCTCACCGTGCGCACCTCGGTTTTCCCTACCTTAACCACGGTGTTGGATAGCcaggtactacctccgtttcag TTGAACGCGGTGCCGTCGCGCCATAGACGAGCAGAGGTGAGCGGCGACCTGACCGGCCGGAGTTACCCGGTGGTGATGGGCAtgcggctcgccgccgtcgaccagcTTCCGGTGATCAAGCTCACGGCGGCGCAGACGGACGCCACCGGCGCCTGCCCCATTTGCCTTCAC GATTTCAAGGCCGGCGAGATTGCCAGGAGATTGCCGGCGTGTTGCCACATCTTCCATTTGGGGTGCATCGACAACTGGTTGCTGTGGCATGCCCTATGCCCAATGTGCCGTCGTCCTGTCAACTAA
- the LOC4347741 gene encoding NEP1-interacting protein 1 isoform X5 yields the protein MRASRNDARRHCWRHRRLRQRGRVAPGDADRGHLRSFHRHGGRRLARQDLVLRGVLHRHSSSPHAQLLVFWNLVIDRLTVRTSVFPTLTTVLDSQLNAVPSRHRRAEVSGDLTGRSYPVVMGMRLAAVDQLPVIKLTAAQTDATGACPICLHDFKAGEIARRLPACCHIFHLGCIDNWLLWHALCPMCRRPVN from the exons ATGCGTGCAAGCCGGAATGATGCTAGGCGCCATTGCTGGCGTCATCGCAGGCTTCGTCAGCGAGGACGGGTTGCTCCAGGGGACGCTGATCGGGGCCATCTCCGGAGCTTTCATCGCCATGGAGGTCGTCGACTCGCTCGCCAAGATTTGGTGCTACGAGGAGTACTCCATCGCCACTCGAGCTCACCTCATG CTCAGCTGCTTGTGTTCTGGAATCTTGTGATTGATCGCCTCACCGTGCGCACCTCGGTTTTCCCTACCTTAACCACGGTGTTGGATAGCcag TTGAACGCGGTGCCGTCGCGCCATAGACGAGCAGAGGTGAGCGGCGACCTGACCGGCCGGAGTTACCCGGTGGTGATGGGCAtgcggctcgccgccgtcgaccagcTTCCGGTGATCAAGCTCACGGCGGCGCAGACGGACGCCACCGGCGCCTGCCCCATTTGCCTTCAC GATTTCAAGGCCGGCGAGATTGCCAGGAGATTGCCGGCGTGTTGCCACATCTTCCATTTGGGGTGCATCGACAACTGGTTGCTGTGGCATGCCCTATGCCCAATGTGCCGTCGTCCTGTCAACTAA
- the LOC4347741 gene encoding NEP1-interacting protein 1 isoform X4 — translation MLSLATRLRRVAGKLARCLATCVFATAGMMLGAIAGVIAGFVSEDGLLQGTLIGAISGAFIAMEVVDSLAKIWCYEEYSIATRAHLMLLVFWNLVIDRLTVRTSVFPTLTTVLDSQLNAVPSRHRRAEVSGDLTGRSYPVVMGMRLAAVDQLPVIKLTAAQTDATGACPICLHDFKAGEIARRLPACCHIFHLGCIDNWLLWHALCPMCRRPVN, via the exons atgctctCGTTGGCCACCCGACTCCGGCGAGTCGCCGGCAAACTCGCCCGCTGCTTAGCCACCTGCGTCTTCGCCACAG CCGGAATGATGCTAGGCGCCATTGCTGGCGTCATCGCAGGCTTCGTCAGCGAGGACGGGTTGCTCCAGGGGACGCTGATCGGGGCCATCTCCGGAGCTTTCATCGCCATGGAGGTCGTCGACTCGCTCGCCAAGATTTGGTGCTACGAGGAGTACTCCATCGCCACTCGAGCTCACCTCATG CTGCTTGTGTTCTGGAATCTTGTGATTGATCGCCTCACCGTGCGCACCTCGGTTTTCCCTACCTTAACCACGGTGTTGGATAGCcag TTGAACGCGGTGCCGTCGCGCCATAGACGAGCAGAGGTGAGCGGCGACCTGACCGGCCGGAGTTACCCGGTGGTGATGGGCAtgcggctcgccgccgtcgaccagcTTCCGGTGATCAAGCTCACGGCGGCGCAGACGGACGCCACCGGCGCCTGCCCCATTTGCCTTCAC GATTTCAAGGCCGGCGAGATTGCCAGGAGATTGCCGGCGTGTTGCCACATCTTCCATTTGGGGTGCATCGACAACTGGTTGCTGTGGCATGCCCTATGCCCAATGTGCCGTCGTCCTGTCAACTAA